In Archangium violaceum, the following are encoded in one genomic region:
- a CDS encoding Fur family transcriptional regulator has translation MAARKNAPQPTLADYQERLRAAGLRSTSPRVAVLRELESATAPLSHADLVESLGDEGYDRVTIYRNLTDLTEAGLVVRADLGDHVWRFELKREEKSHQGTHPHFTCTDCGTVTCLPSEAVRLTSAKGAPRAVTARSVDIQLRGLCDRCG, from the coding sequence ATGGCCGCCAGGAAGAACGCCCCCCAACCCACGCTCGCCGACTATCAGGAGCGCCTCCGCGCCGCGGGGCTGCGCAGCACCTCTCCCCGGGTGGCGGTACTCCGGGAGTTGGAGTCCGCCACCGCGCCGCTGAGCCACGCGGACCTCGTGGAGTCCCTGGGCGACGAGGGCTATGACCGCGTCACCATCTACCGCAACCTCACCGACCTGACCGAGGCGGGCCTGGTGGTGCGCGCGGACCTGGGTGACCACGTCTGGCGCTTCGAGCTCAAGCGCGAGGAGAAGTCGCACCAGGGCACGCACCCGCACTTCACCTGCACCGACTGCGGCACGGTGACGTGCCTGCCCTCGGAGGCCGTGCGCCTCACCAGCGCCAAGGGAGCGCCCAGGGCCGTGACCGCCCGCTCGGTGGACATCCAGCTGCGCGGCCTGTGTGACCGCTGCGGCTAG
- a CDS encoding DUF1521 domain-containing protein, with the protein MSVNGLGGAANFPAFKALDNLGLSKPIEKNVADMVTATVSAVVGQAVLSAFEQAFNQIGGQLGSILGGQTPHCQPPNPAESGHASGGLQKGSDGTITTPGGYKIQATSQFEWKITNPDGKTTRIWGDPHVDEGDGGKWDFKRDSTFVLPDGTRINCATQPYGNGMTVTSGLEIINGNDRVQVSDIAKGKGKVGDITQDGFAHVNSFGGKDAFVMGGDGDDWTFQGKEITGSNNGGESFKLGSNMKPLVDTTKPFGGPEQWASQIVDQLFKQIENMFSQPTPRSPPFVPPFMQNQFPQGHNCWNRQDYNTGIGNTFKDIGKMFNQLGDLFNLTQSLNRRMMPFGI; encoded by the coding sequence ATGTCGGTCAATGGTCTGGGGGGTGCCGCGAATTTCCCCGCGTTCAAGGCGTTGGACAACCTGGGTCTGTCGAAGCCCATCGAGAAGAACGTTGCGGACATGGTCACCGCCACGGTCTCCGCGGTGGTGGGCCAGGCGGTCCTGAGCGCGTTCGAGCAGGCGTTCAATCAGATTGGCGGCCAGCTCGGCTCCATCCTCGGTGGTCAGACGCCGCACTGCCAGCCGCCCAACCCGGCGGAGTCCGGGCACGCCTCCGGTGGCCTCCAGAAGGGCTCCGACGGCACCATCACCACCCCGGGTGGCTATAAGATCCAGGCCACCAGCCAGTTCGAGTGGAAGATCACCAACCCCGACGGCAAGACGACCCGCATCTGGGGCGACCCGCACGTGGACGAGGGTGACGGTGGCAAGTGGGACTTCAAGCGCGACTCCACCTTCGTGCTGCCGGACGGCACCCGCATCAACTGTGCCACCCAGCCCTACGGCAACGGCATGACCGTGACGAGCGGCCTGGAGATCATCAACGGCAACGACCGCGTGCAGGTCTCCGACATCGCCAAGGGCAAGGGCAAGGTGGGTGACATCACCCAGGACGGCTTCGCGCACGTCAACAGCTTCGGCGGCAAGGACGCCTTCGTGATGGGCGGCGACGGCGACGACTGGACCTTCCAGGGCAAGGAGATCACCGGCAGCAACAACGGTGGCGAGTCCTTCAAGCTGGGCAGCAACATGAAGCCGCTGGTGGACACCACCAAGCCGTTCGGTGGCCCCGAGCAGTGGGCGAGCCAGATCGTCGATCAGCTCTTCAAGCAGATCGAGAACATGTTCAGCCAGCCGACGCCGCGCTCGCCGCCGTTCGTGCCGCCCTTCATGCAGAACCAGTTCCCCCAGGGCCACAACTGCTGGAACCGTCAGGACTACAACACGGGCATCGGCAACACGTTCAAGGACATCGGCAAGATGTTCAACCAGCTCGGGGACCTGTTCAACTTGACCCAGTCCCTCAACCGCCGGATGATGCCGTTCGGGATCTAA
- a CDS encoding tetratricopeptide repeat protein, protein MQTSNSINGKQVNVPPQMAERLVRGEMTVGEFVGLTPNTLYAIANVGYQMLQSGKLDAALVIYKGLVAASPYDSVFHCHLATVYAAQEQYEEAIQSYTQALTYNRGNVDALAGRGEMYLRQSKILEALNDLKAAVEGDPQAKRPSAVRARAMLLGLKEKVDAQQKAAQK, encoded by the coding sequence ATGCAGACGAGCAACAGCATCAACGGGAAGCAGGTCAACGTTCCGCCGCAGATGGCCGAGCGGCTGGTCCGTGGTGAGATGACGGTGGGTGAGTTCGTGGGACTCACCCCCAACACCCTGTACGCCATCGCCAACGTGGGCTACCAGATGTTGCAGTCTGGCAAGCTGGATGCGGCGCTGGTCATCTACAAGGGGCTCGTCGCCGCCTCGCCGTACGACAGCGTCTTCCACTGCCACCTGGCGACGGTGTACGCCGCGCAGGAGCAGTACGAGGAGGCCATCCAGTCCTACACGCAGGCCCTGACGTACAACCGGGGCAACGTGGATGCGCTGGCGGGACGCGGGGAGATGTACCTGCGGCAGAGCAAGATCCTCGAGGCGCTCAACGACCTCAAGGCCGCCGTGGAGGGCGATCCGCAGGCGAAGCGTCCCTCGGCCGTGCGCGCTCGCGCGATGCTGCTGGGGCTGAAGGAGAAGGTGGACGCGCAGCAGAAGGCCGCGCAGAAGTAG
- a CDS encoding metallophosphoesterase gives MRLRLARRSAATQTAQAVSVHAQGQHRNLMRRNELRAVSPDPLRPEARLRWRDHFTLSENLLHVPGMHPEHDGLRIAHLSDIHVGQATSAVRIRRAVAEVNASNPDLVFLTGDYVTHSPKPLPRVIELLTGFNSPVFVVLGNHDHWVDASYLRTGFERLGYTVLQNEHRVVHVRGAPVTILGIDDGRTGRDDVEATFRGAPESGTRLVLTHAPPTVEKLPPDANLVQFSGHTHGGQFVVRGLTEAIFRRAGQPYIQGHYHVRGNQLYVNMGLGFGFGGPYLRRGTYPEVAFFTLRPVESAVTH, from the coding sequence ATGCGCCTGAGACTTGCCCGCCGCTCCGCCGCCACCCAGACCGCCCAGGCGGTCTCCGTTCACGCCCAGGGGCAGCACCGCAACCTCATGAGGCGCAACGAGCTGAGGGCCGTGAGTCCCGACCCGCTGCGGCCCGAGGCCCGCCTGCGCTGGCGCGACCACTTCACCCTGTCGGAGAACCTGCTGCACGTGCCGGGGATGCACCCGGAGCACGACGGGCTGCGCATCGCCCACCTGTCGGACATCCACGTGGGCCAGGCCACGTCCGCGGTGCGCATCCGGCGCGCGGTGGCCGAGGTGAACGCGAGCAACCCAGACCTCGTCTTCCTCACGGGCGACTACGTCACCCACAGCCCCAAGCCCCTGCCGCGCGTCATCGAGCTGCTGACCGGCTTCAACAGCCCGGTCTTCGTGGTGCTGGGCAACCATGACCACTGGGTGGACGCCAGCTACCTGCGCACCGGCTTCGAGCGCCTGGGCTACACGGTGCTGCAGAACGAGCACCGGGTGGTGCACGTGCGCGGGGCGCCGGTCACCATCCTGGGCATCGACGATGGGCGCACGGGCCGCGACGACGTGGAGGCCACCTTCCGGGGCGCCCCCGAGTCGGGCACGCGCCTGGTGCTCACGCACGCGCCGCCCACCGTCGAGAAGCTGCCGCCGGACGCCAACCTGGTGCAGTTCTCCGGGCACACGCACGGCGGCCAGTTCGTGGTGCGCGGCCTCACGGAGGCCATCTTCCGCCGCGCCGGGCAGCCCTACATCCAGGGCCACTACCACGTGCGTGGCAACCAGCTCTACGTGAACATGGGGCTGGGCTTCGGCTTCGGGGGGCCGTACCTGCGGCGCGGCACCTACCCCGAGGTGGCCTTCTTCACCCTGCGTCCCGTCGAGTCGGCCGTCACCCACTGA
- a CDS encoding DoxX family protein, with protein MDALAPIGRLLFSAIFIFSGFNHLTNAETMTGYARSAGLPLPALAIYVSGVVLVVGGVCILLGAFARIAAAAIATFLVLAALTVHRFWGLPPDQAAMQMVHFWKNISMAGGALLLAYFGPGPYSVKARSRVLEERRAKRPPPVLRPHSQP; from the coding sequence ATGGATGCCCTGGCTCCCATCGGCCGACTGCTCTTCTCGGCCATCTTCATCTTCAGCGGCTTCAACCACCTCACCAACGCGGAGACCATGACTGGCTACGCGCGGAGCGCGGGCCTCCCGCTTCCGGCGCTGGCCATCTACGTCTCGGGCGTGGTGCTGGTCGTGGGCGGGGTGTGCATCCTGCTGGGCGCCTTCGCCCGCATCGCCGCGGCGGCCATCGCCACCTTCCTCGTGCTCGCGGCGCTCACGGTGCACCGCTTCTGGGGGCTGCCGCCCGACCAGGCCGCGATGCAGATGGTCCACTTCTGGAAGAACATCTCCATGGCCGGTGGCGCGCTGCTGCTCGCGTACTTCGGACCGGGGCCCTACAGCGTGAAGGCCCGCTCGAGGGTCCTGGAGGAGCGGCGGGCGAAGCGTCCGCCACCGGTGCTCAGGCCCCACTCCCAGCCGTGA
- a CDS encoding response regulator, with protein sequence MLRVLVLEDDDDLRAILCELLSLSGADACVGVRSFEELRHKSAEALGCGLALLDINLGAGVPSGLDAHRWLKDEGFAGRTVFLTGHARSHPLVREALELTHVQVLSKPIESKVLLELVGSVSHGTGTA encoded by the coding sequence ATGCTACGGGTGCTCGTACTCGAGGACGATGACGACCTGCGGGCCATCCTGTGCGAGCTGCTGTCGCTGTCCGGCGCGGACGCGTGCGTGGGCGTCAGGTCCTTCGAGGAGCTGAGGCACAAGAGCGCCGAGGCGCTCGGATGCGGGCTGGCCCTCCTCGACATCAACCTGGGCGCTGGAGTGCCCAGTGGGCTGGACGCGCACCGGTGGCTGAAGGACGAGGGGTTCGCCGGCAGGACGGTCTTCCTCACCGGGCATGCCCGCTCGCATCCGCTGGTGCGAGAGGCGCTGGAGCTGACACACGTCCAGGTGTTGTCCAAGCCCATCGAATCGAAGGTCCTCCTGGAGCTGGTGGGGAGTGTTTCCCATGGGACCGGAACGGCCTAG
- a CDS encoding tetratricopeptide repeat protein, giving the protein MRQPSDAKLSPALARVPAWALVLGVALVVRLAYLLSAHGPAFDAPLIDADYYDYLGERLARGEGFDAGPFWQPPLYPVVLGGLYRLGGHSLWWPRLLQAVLGAFTAMLAQGVARRVSGSRAVGVIAGLLVALHGSLVFYDGELLATSLGTFLGTTALWLAVRESRSMGTALLCGVCIGLGALAVAPLLLLVVPLAWALARGRRVHAVLCASVCAAVVSCATLSNHSRSGEWLLISANGGINLWLGNNADVDGAMALRPGAAWEALVNEPVRQGFHTPATQDAYFTRKALAWCGSRPLDCVGNLLWKARLLLLARELPRNEDLYVVRSQSPVLWALTARPGGFALPYALLWPLAAAGCVRVWREWRAREDARAALTVMGAAVVLAAPSILFFVTGRYRAPLAPVLCVLAALGLHALLSRASSRAVPAGVALAVLVVSVWPVSLAVDAVDFEAELHYAVGGRLARLGDDAGAVEAWRHAVLRRPGYLEAGFNLGLALERLGQPEEAARSYESLLRWYPREPLLHSQLARLRGSARDVGP; this is encoded by the coding sequence ATGCGACAGCCCTCCGACGCGAAGCTCTCTCCTGCGCTGGCCCGGGTGCCCGCGTGGGCGCTCGTGCTCGGCGTGGCGCTCGTCGTGCGTCTGGCGTACCTGCTCAGCGCTCATGGCCCCGCCTTCGACGCGCCGCTGATCGACGCGGACTACTACGACTACCTCGGCGAGCGGCTGGCGCGGGGCGAGGGCTTCGACGCGGGGCCCTTCTGGCAGCCACCGCTCTACCCCGTGGTGCTCGGCGGTCTCTACCGGCTGGGAGGACACAGCTTGTGGTGGCCGCGCCTGCTCCAGGCCGTGCTCGGAGCCTTCACGGCGATGCTCGCCCAGGGCGTGGCGCGGCGGGTCTCCGGCAGTCGAGCGGTGGGGGTGATCGCGGGCCTGCTGGTGGCGCTGCACGGGTCGCTCGTCTTCTATGACGGGGAGCTGCTGGCCACCTCGCTCGGCACCTTCCTGGGCACCACGGCGCTCTGGCTGGCCGTGCGCGAGTCCCGAAGCATGGGCACGGCGCTGCTGTGTGGCGTCTGCATCGGCCTGGGCGCGCTCGCGGTGGCGCCGCTGCTGCTGCTCGTCGTCCCGTTGGCGTGGGCGCTCGCGCGGGGGCGCCGTGTCCACGCCGTGCTCTGTGCCTCCGTTTGTGCCGCCGTGGTGTCGTGCGCCACCCTCTCCAATCACTCACGTTCGGGCGAATGGCTGCTCATCTCCGCCAATGGTGGCATCAACCTGTGGCTGGGAAACAACGCGGACGTGGATGGGGCCATGGCCCTCCGTCCTGGCGCGGCCTGGGAGGCGCTCGTGAACGAGCCCGTGCGCCAGGGCTTCCACACTCCGGCTACCCAGGACGCCTACTTCACCCGGAAGGCGCTGGCCTGGTGCGGCTCGCGGCCGCTCGACTGCGTGGGCAATCTGCTGTGGAAGGCCCGGCTGCTGCTGCTGGCGCGCGAGCTGCCCCGCAACGAGGACCTCTACGTCGTCCGCTCGCAGTCCCCCGTGCTGTGGGCCCTCACCGCGCGGCCCGGTGGTTTCGCGCTGCCCTATGCGCTGCTGTGGCCGCTCGCGGCGGCGGGCTGCGTGCGCGTCTGGCGCGAGTGGCGTGCGAGGGAGGACGCACGCGCGGCGCTCACCGTGATGGGGGCCGCCGTCGTGCTCGCCGCTCCGTCCATCCTCTTCTTCGTCACCGGCCGCTACCGCGCGCCGCTCGCACCGGTGCTGTGCGTGCTCGCGGCGCTGGGGCTCCACGCGCTGCTGTCGCGTGCCTCCTCGCGCGCGGTGCCCGCGGGTGTGGCCCTGGCCGTGCTCGTGGTGTCCGTATGGCCCGTGTCCCTGGCGGTGGACGCCGTCGACTTCGAGGCCGAGCTGCACTACGCCGTGGGCGGCCGGCTCGCCCGGCTCGGCGACGACGCGGGCGCCGTGGAAGCGTGGCGGCACGCCGTGCTTCGCAGGCCGGGCTACCTGGAGGCTGGCTTCAACCTCGGGCTCGCGCTGGAGCGGCTGGGCCAGCCCGAGGAGGCCGCCCGCTCCTACGAGTCGTTGTTGCGCTGGTACCCTCGCGAGCCGTTGTTGCACTCCCAGCTCGCGCGGCTCCGTGGCTCCGCGCGAGACGTCGGACCGTGA
- a CDS encoding ATP-dependent Clp protease ATP-binding subunit, whose translation MVCENCQARPAVVFLKQRMADGPERSLGLCNHCASAMGMDSSKGAFGSLESLFAQMMGSRSRRENILAQLSETAQQALEYAARLTLEWGYDRIRIEHLLLALSQKVPEIRAALEEEGTDVEEYEVRLAQVMERREPRRASGVGLSSGMKRVLQLARLQAAQLGQTFIGPEHLLLAIMAEGESFAAQFLSDIDPDELRQHLPGGGAHGSATSTPGGRGADRLPPLLTRYTRDLTALARAGELDPIIGREKEIDRVIRILSRKTKNNPELIGEPGVGKTAIAEGLAQRIVSGDVPETLKDKKVLSLDLASVIGGSKFRGEFEERFKGLMEEIRGLAGKVILFIDEVHTLVGAGAGEGSMDAANMLKPALSRGELQCLGATTLDEHRKHIEKDSALERRFQPVMVAEPSPEQTIEILRGLRDSYEAHHRVKITDATLTAAVELSDKYISDRFLPDKAIDLLDEAAAMVRLGARTEPGRMKDLEERLAQKEKDKEAAVAAERYEEASRLKGELEALRAELDGLRTQWQQAKGVSEPIVTPEAIATVVSEWTGIPAKKLQQEESQRLLEMEQSLRQRVVGQEEALRAISEAVRRARAGLKDPHRPIGSFIFLGPTGVGKTETARALAEYLFNDERAMLRFDMSEFMERHTASRLIGAPPGYVGHEDAGRLTESVRRRPYSVLLFDEVEKAHPDVFNLLLQILDDGRLTDSRGRTVDFKNTVIIMTSNLGAEQLGLQKGALGFRRSSPGGGDVDSERMAETVLEALRGHFRPEFLNRIDEVIVFHALDREQLTRIVDSMLDSTRRKLHGQNVTLEVSDAAKDELARRGVDPKFGARPLRRVIQRELETELSRMLLRGTLREGERIRVDCADGKFSFHVEGRATGRGTLMH comes from the coding sequence ATGGTGTGTGAGAACTGCCAGGCTCGGCCCGCGGTGGTGTTCCTCAAGCAGCGGATGGCCGATGGGCCCGAGCGGAGCCTCGGCCTGTGCAATCACTGCGCGAGCGCCATGGGCATGGACTCCAGTAAAGGGGCCTTTGGTTCCCTGGAGAGCCTGTTCGCGCAGATGATGGGCTCCCGCTCTCGGCGGGAGAACATCCTCGCGCAGCTGTCGGAGACGGCCCAGCAGGCGCTGGAGTACGCGGCGCGGCTGACGCTGGAGTGGGGCTATGACCGCATCCGCATCGAGCACCTGCTGCTGGCGCTGAGCCAGAAGGTCCCGGAGATCCGCGCGGCGCTCGAGGAAGAGGGCACGGACGTGGAGGAGTACGAGGTCCGCCTGGCGCAGGTGATGGAGCGCCGTGAGCCCCGCCGCGCCTCGGGCGTGGGACTGTCCTCGGGCATGAAGCGTGTGTTGCAGCTCGCGCGGCTCCAGGCGGCGCAACTGGGGCAGACCTTCATCGGCCCCGAGCACCTGTTGCTCGCCATCATGGCCGAGGGCGAGAGCTTCGCCGCCCAGTTCCTCTCCGACATCGATCCGGACGAGCTGCGGCAGCACCTGCCCGGAGGCGGTGCTCACGGCTCGGCGACCTCCACCCCGGGAGGCCGGGGCGCGGACCGTCTCCCTCCGCTTCTCACCCGCTATACGCGAGACCTCACCGCGCTGGCCCGGGCGGGAGAGTTGGATCCGATCATCGGCCGTGAGAAGGAGATCGACCGCGTCATCCGCATCCTCAGCCGCAAGACGAAGAACAACCCGGAGCTCATCGGCGAGCCGGGCGTGGGCAAGACGGCCATCGCCGAGGGGCTGGCCCAGCGGATCGTCTCGGGCGACGTGCCGGAGACGCTCAAGGACAAGAAGGTGCTCTCGCTGGACCTGGCGAGCGTCATCGGCGGCTCGAAGTTCCGCGGCGAGTTCGAGGAGCGCTTCAAGGGGTTGATGGAGGAGATTCGCGGCCTCGCGGGCAAGGTCATCCTCTTCATCGACGAGGTGCACACCCTCGTGGGCGCTGGCGCGGGCGAGGGCTCGATGGATGCCGCCAACATGCTCAAGCCCGCCCTGTCTCGCGGCGAGCTGCAGTGCCTCGGCGCCACGACGCTCGACGAGCACCGCAAGCACATCGAGAAGGACTCCGCCCTGGAGCGCCGCTTCCAGCCCGTGATGGTGGCCGAGCCCTCCCCCGAGCAGACCATCGAAATCCTGCGCGGGCTGCGCGACTCGTACGAGGCGCACCACCGGGTGAAGATCACCGACGCCACGCTCACCGCCGCCGTGGAGCTGTCCGACAAGTACATCAGCGACCGCTTCCTGCCGGACAAGGCCATCGACCTGCTCGACGAGGCGGCGGCCATGGTGCGGCTGGGGGCTCGCACCGAGCCGGGCCGCATGAAGGACCTGGAGGAGCGGCTGGCGCAGAAGGAGAAGGACAAGGAGGCCGCCGTGGCCGCGGAGCGCTACGAGGAGGCCTCGCGGCTCAAGGGAGAGCTCGAGGCGCTGCGCGCGGAGCTGGACGGGCTGCGCACCCAGTGGCAGCAAGCCAAGGGCGTCTCCGAGCCCATCGTCACCCCCGAGGCCATCGCCACCGTGGTGAGCGAGTGGACGGGGATTCCGGCGAAGAAGCTCCAGCAGGAGGAGTCCCAACGGCTGCTGGAGATGGAACAGTCGTTGCGCCAGCGCGTGGTGGGCCAGGAGGAGGCCCTGCGCGCCATCTCGGAGGCCGTGCGCCGCGCCCGCGCGGGATTGAAGGACCCCCACCGGCCCATCGGCTCGTTCATCTTCCTGGGGCCCACCGGCGTGGGGAAGACGGAGACGGCCCGCGCGCTCGCCGAGTACCTCTTCAACGACGAGCGCGCCATGCTCCGCTTCGACATGTCCGAGTTCATGGAGCGGCACACCGCCAGCCGGCTCATCGGTGCCCCTCCCGGCTATGTGGGCCATGAGGACGCCGGCCGCCTCACCGAGTCCGTCCGGCGCCGGCCCTACTCGGTCCTGCTCTTCGACGAGGTGGAGAAGGCCCACCCGGACGTCTTCAACCTGTTGTTGCAGATACTCGACGACGGGCGGCTCACGGACTCGCGCGGACGCACGGTGGACTTCAAGAACACCGTCATCATCATGACCTCCAACCTGGGCGCCGAGCAGCTCGGCCTCCAGAAGGGCGCTCTGGGTTTCCGGCGGTCCTCTCCGGGCGGTGGGGATGTGGACAGCGAGCGCATGGCCGAGACCGTTCTGGAGGCGCTCCGCGGCCACTTCCGGCCCGAGTTCCTCAACCGCATCGATGAGGTCATCGTCTTCCACGCGCTCGACCGCGAGCAGCTCACCCGGATCGTGGACTCGATGCTGGACTCCACCCGGCGAAAGCTGCACGGGCAGAA